The region ATGTGCTGGCGTGAGTTCGGAGTCAGCGGTAAGGTTCCCTTCCCTTAGCGCAGCCAACAACCAAATCAAATACAAACGCTGAGATGGACCTCATTATAGTTACTCTTATTAGACTCCAGTGATAACATcgcttgaatttttttttttttttagcattttatctTTTCTCGATACAAAGAGAGCTCGAGTTTCCACATAGCGAAGACAGCTAGCTAATGAGGTATCTTGTAAGCTGGTTTCCAGCTTTGCCgtgtacttttaaaaatagctaCTGGCTGTCCAACCTAATAGATACTTTAAAAGCTGGTTTGCGAACTAACGTTACTATTAACTAAGAGTATTTGCTAGTTAAACCGTTGTCTTTCGGCATCTTCTCATTCCTAAGGACACTGGTAAGTAATGTATAACTGTTGGCTAGTTAGCTCACCTAGCTAggttatttgattaaaatgctgcttttaaaaagttaacctagctaggttagctttaGGTTAGGTTAATCAGCAAGATTTGCTTTCAAACGCTAACCTAGCTCGGTTATCCTTGTATTGGCGTGTTGGCTATGTAGTTTAACTGTTAGCTAGCTTGGCTGGCTCGCCAGCTAGCTAACATCATTAGCTAAAAAGTTAGCTAACGAAAGGTACGAACACGTTTGAACAGTGCCTTGTGTTTCTTTAGTGTGCTTTTATTGAGCTTTTTACTTGCTGGGGACAAAGTTCGTTAAAATACGTTAGTGAAACATTTGAAGCGTTTGTGGTTGTTAATTACTACCTATAATGACCTTATTTATGCCTAGTCTTGTTACTAGGCAACATATTTTGGGCGTGGTAGTTGTATGACAGGTATGACAGGTGTTGAATGTTGTTATTTGAAGTGTTCCTTTTTGCTTATTTGACGTCGGTACATTGTTTAGTTCCGAACATTTATGGAGAGAAATACTGTAAAGTAAGCCAGCTATTGTACATTAACGTTCTAAAAAgggttttctctcttttttttttcttttcttttttttttttttgtgctgaaacAGGTGAAAACTAAGCAAATGGGTGCTTTCTTGGACAAGCCAAAGATGGAGAAGTATAATGCCCATGGGGAGGGAAATGGCGTATGTTATGGCCTTAGCAGTATGCAGGGCTGGCGGGTAGAGATGGAGGatgcacacactgctgttgttgGCCTACCTCATGGCCTTGGCTCATGGTCATTCTTTGCCGTTTATGATGGACATGCAGGCTCTCAGGTGGCTCGCTACTGTTGTGAACACCTCTTGGAGCACATCACCAGCAACCCTGACTTCAGGGGTGGGGGCCCGGGCGGAGGCGGTGAAGATGGGTCAGAAGCTGCAGTCAGTCCGCCTGAGCCCTCGGTGGAGAGTGTTAAGAACGGCATTCGCACAGGCTTCCTGCAGATCGATGAGCACATGCGGGCGATTTCAGAACGCAAGCACAGCTCCGACCGCAGTGGCTCCACGGCCGTGGGCATCATGGTCTCACCAAGCCACTTTTACTTCATCAACTGTGGTGACTCTCGGGCACTGCTGAGCCGGGGAGGGCGGGTTCACTTCTTCACCCAGGACCACAAGCCCAGTAACCCtctggagaaggagaggattCAGAACGCAGGTGGAGCTGTCATGATTCAGCGGGTTAATGGCTCTCTGGCTGTGTCTCGCGCCCTTGGAGACTTTGACTATAAATGTGTACATGGCAAGGGCCCCACAGAGCAGCTGGTGTCCCCTGAGCCAGAGGTTTATGAGATTGAGAGGGTGGATGCGGAAGATGAGTTTGTAGTGCTAGCCTGTGATGGCATCTGGGATGTCATGACCAATGAGGAACTATGTGATTTTGTGCGCTCACGGCTGGAGGTGACTGAGGACCTGGAGAGGGTGTGTAATGACATAGTGGACACCTGTTTGTACAAGGTGAGGCCTATTGCTTAATAGCATAATGGGTTTGATATTCAAACAAAACTCAaactctcgtgtgtgtgttttacagttctgtttatatattgttaAGCATTGTGTGTAGCTGGACCTGTGTGATttatttccctttctttctttctttctgaacAGGGTAGCCGTGACAACATGAGCGTGATACTGGTATGTTTTCCAGGTGCACCTAAGATCAACCCGGAAGCTGTGAAAAGAGAGGCGGAGCTGGATAAGTACCTGCAGAACAGAGTAGAAGGTGGAGCATCTAAAAAggctaataaataatattacagtaataagCTATTGATtatagagagacaaagaaataaacagagtGAGCAGTTACACTCTTGTTGGATTTTCTAAATGGCATTGTGTAATTGctaaaaagatgtttttaaagtTCCAGTCAAAAAAATCCCCATATTTTGAAGAGAAATACAGGTTAGTATTTTAATAAACCCACATAATTGGACAGTATCTGGTTTCCCAAAACTGCCATGCCACAAATATCATTGTAAGATGATCCTTACACATTGATGCTTTTGGGAAGTCCAACCCTAACAAGGCTCATCTAACAGGGTCGATAAAACATTGTGAGAGTAGAAGCTCTTCATAGAGGCCTTTGATTATTTGTTGCCAAAAGCACTCTTAACAATTGAAACGTATTATCTTACCAAATGATTTTACTATAGTATGTAGAGTAGTGTGTCTTCATGACTCCGTATAATGATCATCATGACTCTTCACTGAGGAAATTGTATGAGAGGATTACAGAAGGTTGATTCACCTTTCAGTTCAGTACTAAATTATGAATGCTGCTATATTTAGAAGTAtctaatataaaaaaaaaacaaaccaaatttgGAACTACCATTCTTGTGTTGACTGTCTTTAAAACTGGAAGTATAGTAATACATTCTGTTAATGTTAGCAAACTCTCTTGGCCTTATCATGTAATTCATGTTCACTTGTATAAGCATGTGTTTGAATTTTGAACCAAGTTCATTTGCACGTTCCAGAGATTTTGCAGCCATAAACTAAATGTGCCGAGAACGCTGAAACAGAATGTCTGAGattcactgatgtagtgtataTAATTATTACTGACACAGTATGATATGTGAGGTTTAGCAGTGCATCTGTAGCTGTGACTCCTCTGGGTTGCCTTGATATTCATTTTCTGCATGATTTCTGTTTTGCACCTATAACGAAGAATGCCGTTGCCTTACCCTCAACTTTTGGAGCTGACTGGCTAGCCCTTAGCACCCAGCCCCAAATATAATGCTTTAAAGAGTTTATTGAATACCATTGCAGCGTAGTCCACAGGCATGTTCAGATACCAATAGCATGATGATTTTGTATGTAGTCCTGCATGCAAAGCAGATTTTTTtggtaaacaaacacagggaCTATTCTTGGTCATGAATTGCTTTTGGGGAAAATTCAAATTTACACTAATTTTTCACTTACCTCAAATGTAGACGATCAGCCGCATCATGTTTGATGTGCAAATTTTGATTCCTTACATAGTTGCACTGGGGCTATGAagctaatgtagctaacaaGTAATGAAAGTTTATGACCACTTATTAGCATTATGCGTAGTGCTTGCATTTAATTTTCCCcacacatttactttttttgttagATGAGTCTAGTAGTACTTGTTGCTCTGACTGATGTCTACTATAAGTGTTTTTAAACATGAGAAATTCTGAGTTGAACTCAGTATTTGAAAGATCATAGATGTTTTACAGTTCTTCTATACAGGGGTGGAAAAAGTACACAAATATCTTTCGttagtaaaagtaaaaataactaTGTAATATTACTGTCTTAAAAGTTTGGCATTCAAAAATACACTTGAGTATTAAGGTACTTGCACTAAAATTTACCTaagtatcaaaaataaaaataaagcttaAAGTTAACCTGCAAGATATATGTAATGTTTCCTCAAGTGAGAGTGTAAATTTAATTACagacaatggaaaaaaaaataaaataaaatatatatatatatatatatatatatatatataatgtgtgtgtatgtgagatgtgtatatgaacatttaatttattatcaAAAGTAAAAATTTAATTAGTGGTGTTCTGTCTGTACATACTCTTTGGACTCTTCAAAATAACTAGTTGTTAGACTAATATTACAGAGTCATAAATAGGCTTAATCTTTAAAggtatagaaaaaaataaacatgtctccacatgtgtaaaaatacataaacaagaATACCCAAAATTGagtaaaaatattcaaaaatggTACTTGTGTACAGTAGTGGAGTACTTGGCTCTGTTACCCTCTGCTCCTGCTGGTAGAATAACAAATGTTTACTACTTATTGCCTCAAACTGACATTTTGTTGGTCATTCTGTTTTTTTCGTAATGTAGCTGTATAGAGAAAGTTTTGAAGCCACTAAAGGGTTTTGGCATATATCATGTAGGttgtaaatgaatgtatttgtgtttcatgtttttcatttggTAAAATTTAACATGGGTTGCGCAATCATTCAATGCAACCAGATGGATAACTTTATATTTGAACTTTACCTGGCCAGTCCCTGATGCAATCTTCCTGTTTCCATGTTGTGCCATTCACAAGAACATTAAAGCTTTGCATGATTTTCAACAGCATTAAGTCATATTTAGTAGCACCTGCACAGGTTGAGGTCTTTTCCAGGCAAACTTGGCCTTCCAAACTAAAGCTATTgtctattattattttgtttgtatgtcttCATTTGGGTACCTTTTAGTTCACAGGACTGTGCAATTAGATtagaatttattttactttccttATTGAAATTATT is a window of Electrophorus electricus isolate fEleEle1 chromosome 3, fEleEle1.pri, whole genome shotgun sequence DNA encoding:
- the ppm1ab gene encoding protein phosphatase, Mg2+/Mn2+ dependent, 1Ab isoform X2 — protein: MGAFLDKPKMEKYNAHGEGNGVCYGLSSMQGWRVEMEDAHTAVVGLPHGLGSWSFFAVYDGHAGSQVARYCCEHLLEHITSNPDFRGGGPGGGGEDGSEAAVSPPEPSVESVKNGIRTGFLQIDEHMRAISERKHSSDRSGSTAVGIMVSPSHFYFINCGDSRALLSRGGRVHFFTQDHKPSNPLEKERIQNAGGAVMIQRVNGSLAVSRALGDFDYKCVHGKGPTEQLVSPEPEVYEIERVDAEDEFVVLACDGIWDVMTNEELCDFVRSRLEVTEDLERVCNDIVDTCLYKGSRDNMSVILVCFPGAPKINPEAVKREAELDKYLQNRVEELIQKQGVESIPDLAHVMCVLATESIPNLPPGGELASKRNVVEEMYNKLNPYQSDSTVSTSKASSSASAQDK
- the ppm1ab gene encoding protein phosphatase, Mg2+/Mn2+ dependent, 1Ab isoform X1; protein product: MGAFLDKPKMEKYNAHGEGNGVCYGLSSMQGWRVEMEDAHTAVVGLPHGLGSWSFFAVYDGHAGSQVARYCCEHLLEHITSNPDFRGGGPGGGGEDGSEAAVSPPEPSVESVKNGIRTGFLQIDEHMRAISERKHSSDRSGSTAVGIMVSPSHFYFINCGDSRALLSRGGRVHFFTQDHKPSNPLEKERIQNAGGAVMIQRVNGSLAVSRALGDFDYKCVHGKGPTEQLVSPEPEVYEIERVDAEDEFVVLACDGIWDVMTNEELCDFVRSRLEVTEDLERVCNDIVDTCLYKGSRDNMSVILVCFPGAPKINPEAVKREAELDKYLQNRVEELIQKQGVESIPDLAHVMCVLATESIPNLPPGGELASKRNVVEEMYNKLNPYQSDSTCGATNWGNVCGSSRL